Within Wyeomyia smithii strain HCP4-BCI-WySm-NY-G18 chromosome 2, ASM2978416v1, whole genome shotgun sequence, the genomic segment GCGAAATACAGTACTTGCATCTGAAACCTTGCATGCAAACTTATCACATCGAATTGCTTCTGGTGGGACGCGTGTTAACGCTTTCGCTATGATTCCTCGCAATTTAGAAATGATGAAAGCTTTTGAATGCAAGAAGACGATAACAAGCAATCTTGCTCGTAAGTGTGTGTATGAATACTAGGTggattattttttactttttgtggGATTTTTTTCGTCAGGGGAATAGAATTACATTGTCCATTggtgtgaacttttgtaattacTTTTGCAATTTTGTAATTGTCTGTGGGAATAAtcttgaataaaaatatttaaataaaataaatggttTCCATTTCATAATATTTTCTCAGATGTTTTCAAGATTGTCTATTTTTCAAATTACTAAGAAAATGTTATATATAGCATAGTAACATTAAATTTTCGATGCACGTGTTTTAATTTAACAAATTTCAAAGCATTTTGAGTTAGAATCAATCGAAACATTTCATCTGAAGTTTTCCGATTCTCTCGTAGGTCTAAATACTTGAATTAATTACTCAGCTAAAACAAATAATCAAAGTACATGTTGAAATCAAAACATTAATTGCATTGCTCACATGAACCGTAATCAAAATCAATCATTCCGCATAGGAGAGCAGTTCTTATCGGACGTGTTTCAGTTTTAGTTGTGGCAGCAATGTCAATCGCaaacaaaatcttttttttcgcGATCCTTCTGCTTGTAACTAGTCTACACGAGAATAACGCTGGTAAGTAACCATCTAGAAAAACCAATATTTTACCCATTGGTCAGCATCACTCTGTTGCAGAATACCAGTGTGGAAAGCTAAGCCGGCGGGCAGGTTTCGTGATTAATGCCGATGAGACGGAAAACGTCTGGCCCTGGCATGTCGCTGTCTACAATGTAAGCGATAAGTATATAGCCGGTGGAACGATCGTTAGTGATCGTTTCGTATTGACGGCAGCTCATGTGACCTTTCGGAATGAACATATTGCGTTGCATCCCTTCGAGCTGCACGTCAGGATGGGTATTCACGATTTGACCAATCCCCAGAATTACACGCGCTACGGTAATGTATCCAAGATTATTCGGTATCCGAACTACGACACCAAACTGTTGATGAATGATCTGGCATTACTGAAATTGGTTGAACCAATTGAGTTTAGTGTTTACATAGCACCAATTTGTTTGTGGCCGACGGATGGACCGGACTTAGACAACGTAGCGGCCAAGCAACAGGGTACCGTTGTTGGTTGGGGATTCACAGAGAATAGTACGGTTTCACAGGTTCTGCGGGAAGCTAAAATGTCGATCATAGATTTCCAGAGCTGCGCTGAGAATACGAAATCGTTCCAGCAGTTACTAGCCAAGGGTAAAAACTACTGCGCCGGGAATCGAGGTGAAACAACCGTTTGTAGGGGCGATAGCGGCGGTGGAATGTATTTTATGATCGACTTCACCTGGTACCTGAGAGGTATCGTTAATCAGGGCACTCCCACGCAAGACACTCGGTATCCGTGCGATCCAAGCAAGGAGGTACTTTTTATGGATGTTCCGTACTATCAAAAGTGGATTGAGCGGTACACTCTACCGGAGCAACACAACCGACTGGCACTGCGTAAGTGTGGTTTGGGAATTTACGTGGAATCGGCACAGAAGATAAATAAAGTACTGACAGCGGACAGAAATCCGTGGATGGCTCATCTGCACTATCTCTTTTGGGACCGTTTCTACGTGAGTGATTGTCATGGGATTCTTGTTCATCCGGAGTTTGTACTGACGCTTGCCAGATGCATTGTAAAACAAGCCAACCGAGAACTGTAAAGCAATTTATTCATAAGTTACCATATTATGTGAAAATGTCATTGGtctatattttttcagattACACGTTGTGCTAGGTGAGTCAACGATAGGACCGAACCCGTTTGATGGAAGCCAGCACGACGTTCTATTCATCGGCATCAGCGACACGTTCATACATGATAAATTCGAACAGAATCGATATGGCTACGATGTGGGGCTTGTTCATTTGACCAGGGCAATCGACGCCAACAGAGGTAATCTTTTTTTTGCGACTACGAAAGTATTTTCTATAATTCCCAGCGCTATCACACAGACATTGCCACCCCGATATGTTTGCCAGCTAGACTCGAACCGAATCCGTACTTTGTCCTTACGGCGTGGTACCGCCGAGATGACCATCCTAAAGAGCTTTCTTCTTCATTGCTTCAGCCAGTACGGTTCTTCTCCTGCAGTTCGCTGTACAATCGGGCAGGAATGGCGATTTCAGCGGATTCGTTCCTCAACTGCTATCAACACTGCAAACTATCGGAAAATGTGAAAGCCAACGGAACCTACACTTGCGAGTTGATATATGAGAAAGACTGTCGATTTCCGCTATCCGGTGGACCGGTCTTCTACACCAAACATGACGGCTACAGCACGTACACTTATCTGGCTGGTATGCGATCGTTCGGGTCAGCCGATTGTAAGGACAAGCTGAATGATATTTACACGGATGTTGTGATGCTGGGACCATGGATTTCCAAAACAATCGAAGAAAACGCCCTGTTTGTCGATAAAATCTAGCACGGTAGAGTTAGAGACTTTTATTAGTTCGTTCCAATGTCACTTACTTAAAGGAGGTAACATAAATGGtgattatttttttgaattttctaattACACTAATTTTCAATTAGATGCGTCATTAAGTACAATAAGTTTATTCTAATCAAATTACCATGATCGGTTCGCCCTTATCAGGGCTGCATTAAAATGGACATAGTTCATTTTGTTTCACTGTCTCTATCGACTGTTGCGagtagaataaataaaaaaaaaactaagcgtCGCTCGCTTTAAGTCAGCTAAAACATGTTTCGAATGTAGTgtactttttttgttttaattgtttaATTGTCAATTACACTTAGATTATCACATTGAACTTTTACGAATTAATAGATACTCAGAGAACTGTTGCGATTCTACGCCCCCACCGGTGCTGGCTTCGACGTTAAATCCGGCGTTCAGTAATCGCGTCAGCACTTGGATGGAGTTGAGTTTGCAGAAGCCATTCAGCGGGAACCGAATCACCTGCCTCCCGTCGAACTGATTCCAAGCCGCTCCGGTTCGAGCATCTAGGATGGCCTGGTTCGTCTCCGGGAAAACCTCGTCCAAAATGGAGTGCTCAGCCGAGATCAGAATCCGTTCCCCAAGGTCCGGAGAGATGTGCAGGGCTACCACATCGTGGTTGGCGTCCGGCGGGGTTGACGATTTGCTTCGCAGCCGGCTGCTTCCGAACGGGGGCCATCCGTTCCCGCTGCGTGTTCGTTCCTTCTTTATCTGTTCGATCTGTTTGATCATAGCTGAAAGCAGAGGAGATTTGATGAAATTAATTTCACTATCGATGTAATCATTAAAACATCGCCCAGCAGCAGGCGCTAGTACTCACGAACAATATCGAAATATTTGGCTTCCTCCAGCAGGAGTTCGAGATCGGGAAAGTCTTCGGCGACCAACAGTTTAGAGTTGCGCATAAAATTGAGAATATGCCGGAACATGCCGCCATCGCGGTCGAtaaagtagtgctgcttgagTGAGTCCAACACGATCGGGATGCAACCGTTGAATAGTTTGGCTAGCCGCGAGTCCGGGTATCTGAAAATGAGCGATTAAATAGAGCTTTAGAGATTTAGTATTCGAAACATAACAAAGTTGAAAACATTAATTGATGTTGATCGAGAGATAAAACGTGCTTCAAATTTGTAACACAATGACTACACACATTCACATTTCAGTTAATTTTACAATATATCACAGTGGAGATGAAGTTTTCTTGTATCTAacgagcatgagctgaacatcagaaacggaacACCGGTTGTAGGTTACCGGACCAGattaacttccgagttccagaCAAAAGAGTTTAAAAAGTTAAATAGTATGACAATTATGCGGCTATTTACGCTATgtaacaaaacaacttggtgTTTTTACGACTTTTCTCGAACAAACATAACAtaagaaatccataaaatgtcgaatgttgcAGTTCTGCGATCACAGACAGTGGTTCTTTAATAAAAATGTGCGAAACCGGGAGTTATAGACAACCAGAACGGAATGCTCTCTATTGGGCAAAACTT encodes:
- the LOC129722350 gene encoding polyserase-2-like, with the protein product MSIANKIFFFAILLLVTSLHENNAEYQCGKLSRRAGFVINADETENVWPWHVAVYNVSDKYIAGGTIVSDRFVLTAAHVTFRNEHIALHPFELHVRMGIHDLTNPQNYTRYGNVSKIIRYPNYDTKLLMNDLALLKLVEPIEFSVYIAPICLWPTDGPDLDNVAAKQQGTVVGWGFTENSTVSQVLREAKMSIIDFQSCAENTKSFQQLLAKGKNYCAGNRGETTVCRGDSGGGMYFMIDFTWYLRGIVNQGTPTQDTRYPCDPSKEVLFMDVPYYQKWIERYTLPEQHNRLALRKCGLGIYVESAQKINKVLTADRNPWMAHLHYLFWDRFYVSDCHGILVHPEFVLTLARCIVKQANRELLHVVLGESTIGPNPFDGSQHDVLFIGISDTFIHDKFEQNRYGYDVGLVHLTRAIDANRDIATPICLPARLEPNPYFVLTAWYRRDDHPKELSSSLLQPVRFFSCSSLYNRAGMAISADSFLNCYQHCKLSENVKANGTYTCELIYEKDCRFPLSGGPVFYTKHDGYSTYTYLAGMRSFGSADCKDKLNDIYTDVVMLGPWISKTIEENALFVDKI
- the LOC129719742 gene encoding BTB/POZ domain-containing protein Tiwaz; translation: MDRERDRDRDRDRPERGGGAGGGGGGGGGGGGGGGGGGAAGGGGVGGTAVDRDVKHSLEPRDLSATRLFSATQIKISTSPTTSPTISNSSSPTPTPPIPAVSPAVTGVGSGYHHSNHKQITGIPCVAAASKYTAPVHIDVGGTIYTSSLETLTKYPDSRLAKLFNGCIPIVLDSLKQHYFIDRDGGMFRHILNFMRNSKLLVAEDFPDLELLLEEAKYFDIVPMIKQIEQIKKERTRSGNGWPPFGSSRLRSKSSTPPDANHDVVALHISPDLGERILISAEHSILDEVFPETNQAILDARTGAAWNQFDGRQVIRFPLNGFCKLNSIQVLTRLLNAGFNVEASTGGGVESQQFSEYLLIRKSSM